In Capsicum annuum cultivar UCD-10X-F1 chromosome 7, UCD10Xv1.1, whole genome shotgun sequence, one genomic interval encodes:
- the LOC107856224 gene encoding eukaryotic translation initiation factor 3 subunit K gives MGKEATNEKSQLAHTVEQLIAVNPYNPDIRPDLENYVNEQVSSQTYNLDANLCLLRLYQFESERMSTPIVARILVKALMAMPAPDFSLCLFLIPERVQMEEQFKTLIVLSHYLETARFRQFWDEAAKSRHIVEAVSGFEQAIRAYAVHVLSITYQKVPRAILAEAINIEGVSLDKFLEHHVSNNGWVIEKGQSKAQLITLPRTEFNHPELKKNTVDSVPLEHVTRIFPILG, from the exons ATGGGAAAAGAGGCGACTAACGAGAAGTCACAGCTTGCTCACACTGTAGAGCAGCTCATTGCTGTTAACCCTTACAACCCAGATATCCGCCCCGATCTTGAAAACTATGTTAACGAACAG GTTTCGTCTCAAACATACAATCTGGATGCAAATCTTTGCCTGCTTCGTCTTTATCAG TTTGAGTCGGAGAGAATGAGTACACCAATTGTTGCTCGTATTTTGGTTAAG GCTCTAATGGCAATGCCAGCTCCAGATTTCAGCCTCTGTCTCTTCCTAATCCCGGAACGAGTG CAAATGGAAGAGCAATTCAAGACACTAATTGTTCTCTCTCACTACTTAGAG ACTGCAAGGTTCCGCCAATTTTGGGATGAAGCTGCAAAGAGCCGCCACATAGTTGAAGCTGTCTCTG GTTTTGAACAAGCAATTCGAGCATACGCTGTTCATGTCCTTTCAATAACCTACCAGAAAGTTCCGAGGGCGATTCTTGCAGAG GCTATCAACATTGAGGGTGTGTCGTTGGATAAGTTCCTTGAGCACCACGTATCGAACAATGGTTGGGTTATTGAAAAAGGTCAGAGTAAGGCCCAACTCATCACCCTTCCTCGAACTGAATTCAACCATCCAGAGCTTAAGAAAAATACTGTTGATAGTGTTCCACTGGAGCACGTTACGCGTATCTTCCCAATTCTTGGCTGA